Genomic DNA from Dehalogenimonas lykanthroporepellens BL-DC-9:
CCAAGATGCGTCCGCTATGGTTCTACCATCTATGGTCTATATCGAAACTTACTCATCATCCGGAGTCGCTTCAGGTTCAGGTGTTATAATGGATGAGAATGGCTATATTTTAACTAACAAACACGTGGTCGAGGGCGCCACTGATGCCATAGTCATCACCCAGGACCGACGGATATATGAAGTAGTAAACATTTGGGAAGATAATCTTATGGATCTGGCGGTCATTAAGATCAACGCCCAGAATCTTGTAGAAGCGGAATTTGGGAATACATCTAACTTAAGAATCGGTGATACCATCGTCGCCCTGGGTAACCCGTTAGGTTATAATCCGGCCGATTACGGTAGCACGATTACTGCCGGCATTGTCAGTAATCTGGCAAGCTATTGGTATATTGAACCAGGTTACTGGTACCCGGATCTTATCCAATTCGACGTTTTCATCACTAACGGCAATAGCGGTGGACCGCTTATTGACCTTGACGGCAAGGTCATCGGTATTAACAGCCTGGGTGAAGACGCAGGTATTAACTATGCCATCAACGTAGCTACCGCCGAGCGGGTTTATAATAATCTGGTCAACTCCCAACAGAGCATCCATCCATATCTAGGTATTGATATCTGGGACTACGAACAACCGATCCCCGGTGAATCCTCGGCTACTCAACTGCTGGGCGCTGAAGTCTGGGATGTTGCCCCCGGGTCACCGGCGGCAGTCGCCGGACTTAGAGTCGATGATGTAATTATCAGTGCCAACGGGCAGACAATTGGTCTATCCATTGACCTTATACGATTGTTGTGGCGATTGGACGCAGGAGACTCGCTGTCTCTTTTTGTTGAGCGCGACGGAACAGCGATTGAATTTACTATTAATCTATCCCAACGTCCATCATCTACCGAAATGTATATTTTCTAGTAATCGACCGACCACGAATCATTAAACCGGAGCCGTCGGTGTGTTCTACTGCTCCGGTTTATTTACAAATATATTTTATTTGGCATCGTCAGAAATAAGTAAAGAATAGGTGCCAACTTATCCGCGCTAAGTTCCGCGGTGCAGGTACGTCGATTTGAGAATGATGCCAACAACAACCTACCGGTCAGACAAACAGGTACTTATTTTAACGAAGACCAGGGAATAAACCCGCTTGCTTAAATGCCGATACGATTGCCTTTAACAAATTCTCGGTCGATAGACAGGGATATATATATGATTGACAGTAGCAGTTGTAACAACCGAAACCTTTTTCTAAAGGAGAGCGGCCTGCCGGGGCGGATGATTTGGTTTTCTGACCCGTAGCTGAGCTTAAAAAGTCTTGATGACGGTCAGTATACCCAGTATCGCCAGAAACCAGGGCAAAAAGAAAGCCAGTTTCTGCCGATCAATGTGACGGGAAAGGGCGATACCGACCTGGGCGCCGACAATGACCCCGGGAACGGCAAAAAGGGCGATGTGGCCGATAACCCGGATATCTTCAGCACTGGCGGCAGTGAAATAGGAGATATTGAACAGCGACGCCGTCAGGGCGGTCACCGCGATGACAAAGACCGAAGTTCCGGCGGCCATGGCCGGACTCATCCCCAGTTTTTTGACGAAATTGTAGCCGTTGATTTCACCCAGCCCGGATGAAACCAGCCCGACCATGGTGCCGCCGACCGCGGAGGACAGAAACAGCACCGGCTCCCGGCGAAAGTCACGCCAATAATCATATCTGTATTTTTTTATGGCTTCGGCGGTATCGTGAGGATGAAGGGGCGTATTGGTGGGTGTTACACCGCTTTCCTTGCGCAGGAAAGCCACTGCCAGACCCAGCAGAAGAACGGCCAGACCGTATTCCAAGATGTGAGGTGGCAGGTTCTTGCCGACGAAGGCCCCGACCACAGCGAAGAGCACCGTCAGCGGCAACAGCCGGGTGCCCAGATGAAAATTAACCAGTTTCTTTCTCATGAAACCGATAAAGCCGCTACCGAACCCGGCGACCTCTATCAGCAGACCGAGGGCGATGGCGACATCGATGCGCAGTGACAGCGCCAGGGCAAAAAATGGGGAAAACAAGACCGCACCGCCGATGCCGAAAAACATGGCGATAGCGGCGATGGCTACGGCAACCGGAAACATGAACCAGTAATCGAGAAGTTCCATACAATATAAAGTCTAACTGTCAGTGACGGCTACGGCAACTCATGGTAGCGCCGGACCAGCGGGTCGAGCCCGGCACGTTCGAAAGCACCCATCACCTGCCGTTCCAGAATGTCGGGGGCATCGCTGAAGAACAGATGCGACCGGCAACGGCAATCAGTCGCGCCGAAACCGGAAACACCGGGCAATCCGGCCAGACCGTCAGCGACGGCGCATTCCAACCGGACATCGATTTTGGCACAGACAATAGTGAATATCACACTCCGTTCCAGAAGGTAATCGATATGCCAGTGCTTTCTTTTATTCGGACGCAGGTGCCGATTGATACGGGCTTCGAGACCGCTCATCGCCGAACCGATATAAGTGTAATAACCGGCATCCAGTGTGAACACCTTACAGCGGGTACGGACAACAGCGTTTTGAGGTAAATCCAGCAGAATGGCATAAATACCGTTGGTCACAAGTTGATTATACCAGCGGCTATAGCCGTTTTGACATGCCAGGCATTTTCATAAATAATCGGCTATCTATTATGGATATCTCTCTGATAATCTTGGTCATAATTTCATCGTTGGCGGCTTCAACTATCGCAGCGGTGGCCGGATTCGGCGGCGCGATAATCATGCTTCCGGTACTGGTGTTAGCTTTCGGCGTTCAGGACGCCATCCCTATACTGACCATATCTCAGCTCATGGGCAATCTATGGCGAGTAATCTTAAACAGGACTGTACTTAATTGGCCGATAGTCCGCCGTTTCGCCCTGGGGGCCATACCGACCGCCGTCATCGGCGGGATTATATTTGCTGTAGCACCGGCGGGGGCACTGACCCGAGTGCTGGGCATATTTTTATTATTAATAATCGTATACCGCCATACTGCCTGGGGCAAAAACCAGCGCATGAGCCTGGCCGGGTTTCTGCCGCTGGGTGCCGCCAGCGGCCTCATGTCGGCCACCATGGGTGTGGTCGGTCCCGTCGCCGCGCCATTTTTCCTGGCATATGGTCTGGTTAAAGGCGCCTATATAGGTACCGAGGCGATGACCACCGTAGTCATGCATATCACCAAGCTGGGAGTGTACGGCGGGTACAATCTGTTGGACCTTAACACTATTCTCATCGGCCTGGCAATCGGTGTAGTGATGTTTCTGGGAACCTATCTGGGCAAACATATACTGGATAGAATACCCGAAGGGATTTTTCCATATATCATTGAGGGTGTGCTGTTATTCTCTGGAATCATGTTCATCGTTCAGGGCTGACCGGCACTGATTACTAATAGTAAATCTAGATCAAAAATTATTTTTTACATTCACCTATCCGGGTCATCTCTGCGCCGTTATATATGGTGAAACTGAATGACAAGGAGAAACAAGTGAAAAACAAATTGCTACTCAGCCTTGCGGCTCTGATGCTGGTAACCGTCGGTATTTTTGCCAGCGGATGCGCCGGAACTACTGCCGTATCCGGGGATAGCCAACAGTCCGGAATCTGGGTCAGCGGCAACGGCAAGGTCAGCGTTACCCCTGACACCGCCAATCTAAGCCTGGGGGTTCAGGTGGAAGCGGTCGGTCTGGCTGAAGCCAACCAGCAGGCCGCCGATGTCATGGACGCGGTCATCGAAGCCCTCAAAGACAACGGGATAGCCGAAAAGGACATCACCACCAGCGGCTTCAACATCTCTCCGGTATATGAATACGACAAGGAAACCGGCCGTAATTATATCCGGGGCTACCAGGTCAGCAACACCGTCAATCTCAAGGTCCGCGAGATTGAGAATACCGGTGCGGTTATCGATGCCGCGGTTGCCGCCGGCGGCGACGCCGTCCGCGTCAGCAATATCTATTTCTCCATCGACGACCTTAGCCCGGCCCAGGACGACGCCCGTGAACTGGCTCTTCTGGACGCCAAGGCCAAGGCTGAACAAATCGCCCGTGTCACCGGTGTCAGCCTGGGCAAAGTCACCTATGTAGCCGAGACCTCTTCCGGCGGCGCCCGTGTGGAAGCGCCGGGAATGGTAAATGACGGCAAGGAAGGCTCTGTCACCCCGGTACTGCCCGGCGAGACCGACGTCGTCGTCACCGTTCAGGTTATCTACTCCATCAAATAGTGTTCCCTGCCCGCCTGGAGATAGAGGAAGCGCTCCGAAATTGGAGCGCTTCCTCACTTTTATCATCAGGCTTCATTATTGACGTTTCAATTTGGCGAAGCCGAGCAGGAGTTTCTTGAGACCGACGTCCTTAAAGGAGACGACAATCTCGAAATCATTTCTGACGGGCATGGAGGAAATGACGACGCCGTCACCGAATATCGGGTGAGCGACCTTGTCTCCGGTCTTATAGGGGGCGACGGCAGGTTTTCCTGCGGGAACCCTTGTCTGTGACGGCCCCCCGGCGGAAACAGGCGGCCTGCCGGTTGAGGGAGTCCCCACTCGCCCTATGGTCGGGGGCGCCGACCTGGGCGAAGAAGCCCCAGTCCTGGCGTGAACCGGAGGTGCCTTGGGCAGGGTGCCGGTGGTCAATTCATTTGGAATGGCTTCAAGGAACCGGGAAGGGTCATTCAGCATACTGCCACCCATAAGATTGCGCCGGAACGCCCTCAACAGATAAAGCCGCTCTCTGGCCCGGGTGACACCGACATAGCACAACCGGCGTTCTTCTTCCATCTGTGCCGGGTCATCCAGCGACCGGAAATGCGGCAGGACGCGTTCCTCCAGACCGACGATGAAAACCACCGGAAACTCCAGTCCCTTGGCCTGATGCAGGGTTATCAGGGTGACGCCGCCTTCGGTTTCGTCCAGATTATCAATATCCGATACCAGACTGACGCTTTCCAGGAACGGCGACAAAGCCTCGCCCGGTGGCAGGGCGGCGAACTGCTCGGCCACAGTATGAAGTTCAGCGATGTTTTCCATTCTTTCCTGACCGTCAGGCTGGGCTTCCAAAAAAGCCCGGTATCCCGTTCGCTCCAGAATTTCGTCGAATAGTTCCGTCAGGCTTTTTTCAGCGGCGGCCTGAATAAACGATTCAACCATGCGATAAAAAGAGGCGAAAGCGCCGATGGCCCGAGCGCTCAAAGGCGGTTTTTCACCCTCGCCGGCCGAAGCCGCCAGAGCCTCGAACAGAGACAGCCCCTGCCCGCGGGCCCAGTTCTGCAAGTCGGCTATGGACTTGTCTCCCAGCCCCCGTGCCGGCACATTGATGATACGCATAAGACTGACGGAATCGGCCGGGTTATGTATCAGCCGAAAATAGGCAATGAGATCCTTGACCTCCCGTCTTTCATAGAACCGGGTACCGGCTACCAGCTTGTAAGGCACCCCGTAACGAATGAAGTATTCCTCCAGGACCCGGCTCTGGGCGTTGGTCCGGTACAACACCGCCATGTCGGATAGTTTGTATTGACCGGACGCGCTGAGCTTTTCAGCCTCCCGTACCACCATCTGGGCTTCTTCCTGTTCATTGTAAGCCTCAAGGATACACAGCGGCTCCCCGGAACCGTTTTCCGTCCACAACTTGATGTCCTTGCGCTTCTGGTTATGGGCGATGATGCCGGAGGCGGCTTCCAGAATTTTGGAAGTGGAACGGTAATTCTGCTCCAGGTAATGTACCGACCGGTCAGGAAAGTCTTTTTCGAAATTGAAAACGTTGCGCAAATCGGCGGCTCGCCAGGAATATATCGACTGGTCCGGGTCACCGACGACGGCGATGTTGCGATAATGGCCGGCCAGCAGTTTGACCAGTTCGTATTGCACCAGGTTGGTATCCTGAAACTCATCGACCATGATATGAACGTACCGTTCCTGGTAGCGCTTGAGTATCTCCGGCCGGCGCTGGAAAAGAAAGACGGTCTTGAGCAGTAGGTCGTCAAAGTCCAGGGCGTTGTTGGCGCGGAGCATCTTCTCATACTGCTCATACATCCGACCGACGATTTCTTCCAGGTAACTATGGGCCTTTTCCCGGAACATTTCCGGGGTTTGCATCCCGCTTTTGGCCTTGGAGATGGCACCGGATATGGTCTTCAACGGAAACTTCTTGGGATCGACGCCTATTTCTTCGGCTGACCGCTTGAGCAGTTTTTCCTGGTCATCGGCATCGAATATGACGAATTCCCGGGCGATACCGATAGCCTGGCCTTCCTTGCGCAGGATGCCGGCACAGATGGCATGGAAAGTACCCATGGTGATGTCCTTGACCGAACCGGGGGCCAGTTTTTCCAGCCGCTCCTTCATCTCCCGTGCGGCCTTGTTGGTGAAGGTCACCGCCATAATCCGGTGGGGCGCGATGCCCACTTCCTTAATCAGATAAGCAATGCGGTAGGTAATGACCCTGGTCTTGCCGGAACCGGGGCCGGCGACTATCAGGACGGGACCCTCGATGGCTTCCACAGCCTGGCGTTGGGCGGTGTTCAAATCAGCAAGTATCTTCATATCAAAGAAGTTTATTATATCATTATCGGCCCGGCGGGTCAGTTTGTGTATTCAATTTTGTATGACTTGCCTCCCACGTCCGCGTAGTTCATAATTCTATCGTTTTGGAAATCCTTATCGGCATAATTCTGGCGGTCATACTGTTCCTGGCGTTGTGGGTCATCGCCGGGGTGTACCGTCACCTGCAATAAAACTACCCTCTGGACTCGACGTTGAAAATACTGCTGGTCAACCCCGCAAAAAAAGATAAGGAATTCTTCGGCCACCATTCGGTTTTCCCCAACAGTCTGCTGTATATCGCGGCGGTGCTGGAACAGGCCGGACACGAGGTGGCGATATACGATAACCAGGTGGACCCGCGTAACCCTGAGGATTTCGCCGAATTCAATCCGGATATCGTCGGCTTTTCGGTGCTGACCGGGCCGGTCATCGAGGAAGCGCTGACCCAGTCCGCTGAATTCAAAAGGCTCAACCCGTCGGTCGCCATCGTCTGGGGTAGCGCCCATCCCTCGGTACTGCCGGAGCAGACCCTGGCCGAATCGGTGATAGACTATGTTGTGGTCGGCGCCGGTGAATACGCCATGCTAGAACTGGCCGAAGAGCTGAAAGCGCCGGAACCCCGGCTGGATAAAATCGAGGGCCTGGGCTGGAAACGCGACGGAAAAATTGTCATGAATCCGCCCCGCCCGTTCATCGACGACCTGGATGCCCTGCCGGACCCGGCCTGGCACCTCATCAATGTGCCGCTATACTGGGACAAGTCACTCAATACCAGCCGGGGCTGTCCCGGTAAATGCACCTTCTGTTACAGTCCGCTATTCCATAAAAGCTACATCGGAGAACTGTCAGCCGAGCGCATTGTGGCCCAGATGGAAATCCTGTACCAGCGATACAATATCCGCTTCATCCGTTTCTTCGAAGATACCTTCACCGGCAACCGGGAGCGACTCCGCCGTTTCTGCCACCTGATGATAGAGAAAAAACTGCCGGTTTACTGGGACTGCGATTCCCGCATCGGACTGACCGACGAGGACATCGCCCTCATGGCGCGCGCCGGCTGTGTTTCGGTCGGCCTGGGCGTGGAAACCGGCTCTCAGCGACTGTTGAAATTCATCCGCAAGGGTATCGGCGTGGAAACGGTGGTCAAAACGGTATCCCGCCTGGTGCGTCATCGTATCATGCCCCGGCTGTACTTCATCGCCGAACTGCCAACGGAAACCATGGAAGATTTCCGCCAGACACAGAATCTGATCCGCCGCCTGGGCAAGCCGCCCTATCAGTACATGCCCTATACGCCCTTCCCCTGCACCGAACTGTACGACTACTGCGTCCGGGAAAAACTGCTCCGGCCGCCGAGTTCCCTCAGAGAATGGGCCGGCATGGGCACGCTGGCGGCGATGAATCCCTATTACCTGGAAGTGCCTCGGGACATGATTGACGCCGCTCTGGCGGACCTCTACCGGGGATATTTCATCCGGCCGCTGTGGTTCAGCTTGAAGCGGATGCCCTGGTATTTCACCCGATTGAAACCGACACCGGCCGAGTTGTGGCGGGGTTTCAGAAGATTCCTGAGCTACTGGCGCTCCAGCCCCTGACCGAATGATAGTGGTTTGACCAAAAGGGCGGTGACACACTATTCTGTGCCGGACAGAACATAGAAAGGGCCCACTTCTATCATGACCGATATCATCCGCAGAGAACCGGTCGGCGAAAAATACGGCATCACCGCCGAGATAGTCACCCATCGCGTCTGGCCGCTGGAGGCCAACACGCTGGTACTGCACCTGCCGGAGCCGCGGCCGTCGCTGACTTCCTACCTGGGATATCGCCGGGTAACGACGGTGTGTAATTTCTACCATCCCAAGGACCTGTGGCATGCTATCGATAACCGGCGGTTGACCTTCGGCCATTATTTCCGATGGATTCACCGGGAAGCGCTGAGACAGATAGTGCCCGGACAGAAGGCGGCCTTTCTGTCCACCGGGGTCGATATGAAATACCACGCCGTAGCCGAAGAGGCTTTCGAAGAAGTCTGGGTTCAAGCCTGGGTCACCGCCGGAGTGGCCACCAACGCTATCCGGGTCGGCCGGGACACCGCCTTCGGCATTGAACGTAGCGGCACCTGGCAACCCTTCGACGACCACCGGATGCCGGCCCCCGGTACCATCAATATCATCGTGCTGACCTCGGCCACACTGGGTCAGGCCGCCCTGGCCTCATCTTTCGTAACCATTACCGAAGCCAAGACCGCGGCGCTCCAGGATATGGATGTCCGCAGTTCTTACAACCCCGAGTGGTCGGCGACCGGAACTTCCACCGACCAGATATGCGTGGTTTCGGGGAACGGGGACGAATGCTGGTTCGTGTCCGGACAGGTCAAGCTGGGGGAACTCATGGCCCGGGCGGTTACCCGGGCGGTCAAGGCCGCCATCGAAAAATGCCGCGCCGCCTGCGAACAGGATTGAGAGGCAGTCATGCTGGGAGCCATCACCGGTGACATCGTCGGTTCAATATACGAATTCGACAACAACCGCCAAACATCGTTTCCGTTATTCACCCCGGAATCCGACTTCACCGACGACACCGTGCTGACGGTGGCAACCGCCGAATGTCTGTTGTCCGGTGGTGATTATACTGTCTTTTATAAGGAATATGGCCACCGGTTCCCCGGACGCGGTTACGGCGGCCGTTTTCAGGAGTGGCTGGAATCCAACAGCACACTACCTTACAACAGCTACGGCAATGGCTCGGCGATGCGGGTTTCGCCGGCCGGCTTCGCCTTCAGGACACTGGAGGAAACCCTCTACGAAGCACAACGTTCCGCCGTTGCCACTCATAATCACCCTGAAGGTGTTAAGGGTGCCCAGGCGGTGGCCGCCGCCATTTTTCTGTCCCGGCGCGGCCGCGCCCGGGAATACATCCGAGAATTCATTACCAATGCTTTCGGATATGATCTCAGCAGAAGTTCAGATGAAATCAGGCCCGGTTACGCCTTCAACGAAACCTGCCGGGGGTCGGTGCCCGAGGCCATTATCGCCTTCCTGGAATCAACGGATTTCGAGAGCGCCCTCCGGCTGGCCGTCAGCCTGGGCGGTGATTCCGATACCATAGCCTGTATCACCGGAAGTATCGCCGAGGCATATTACGGCGGCGTACCGGAACCGATTGCCGCCGAAGTGTGGCGCCGTCTGCCGGATGAACTGGCGGAAGTGGTGGATCGATTCCACCGGCGATTCGCGATATGAAGTTTTCGACAGACCGTAACCGCGCAGGCTACAATACTGCAATGTATAACAAACCCGGCAAGCTGTTGACTAAATCCCGGTTCATGGCCGGTTTACAGTGCCCGCGTTACCTGTGGTTGACCACCAACCAGCCAAAAAGCCTGCCGGCGCCGGACCTGGTCACCCGGAACGTTTTCGACCAGGGGCACCAGGTCGGCGAACTGGCAAAGAAGCTCTTCCCCGACGGCGTCGACCTGGCAGGTCTTGGCTTTCAGCAGTCCATCACCGAAACCGCCCGACGCCTGAAGTACCGGCAACCGGTTTTCGAAGCGGCTATCCGGGCTGGTCAGCTTTACGCACGTATCGATATCTTGGCCCCGGCCGCCAATGGGGGCTGGGATATCGTGGAAGTCAAGAGCAGTACCTCCGTCAAGGAAGAGCATACCGTTGACGTAGCTTTTCAGAAGCATGTGGCGGTCGCTTATGGCCTGCCCGTCAACCGGTGCCGTCTGACTCACCTGAACCGGGACTTCGTCAAGAACGGCGACATTGACCCGAATGACCTGTTCATCGTCACCGATATCACCGACGAGGTTTCGGAACTCTCCGGCGGCATCGCCGACAGTGTCGAGGATATGCTGAACACCATATCCGGGAACTGCCCCGACCCCTTCATCTCGCGCGCCTGTAACTACCCCCATATCTGTCCGTTGAAGCCGGAGTGCTGGCAGGTACTGCCGGAACACCCGGTGACCAGCCTGTACCGGGGCGGTGAAAAAACCGACGAACTGTTGCGAATGGGTGTCACCGGCATCACCGATATTCCAGCCGGTTTCAGCCTCAACGAGAAGCAGTCCATCCAGCTGGAGTGCGTCCGCACCGGCCGGGACCATCGCAACCGGCCTGAATTGCGGGATTTCCTGAAAAGCCTGCCCTACCCCCACTATTACCTGGATTTCGAGACATTCAATACGGCCATACCGTTGTTCGACGGCACCCGGCCTTACCAGCAGGTGCCGTTCCAGTTTTCCCTGCACACCGCCGCCGCTCCGGAAGCACCACTTGAACACCGCGGATTCCTCTACCGTGGCCAGGGTGACCCGCGTCCGGAATTCATCAGCGCTTTAAGAGAGGCGTTGGGGGACGGCGGCCGTATCATCGTCTATAATCAAAGCTTCGAACAGGACATTCTGGAACGACTGGCCGATGCCTTCCCGGAGTACCGGGAGTGGGTTGCCGATGTCATCGACCGAATGGCGGACCTGCTGGTGCCGTTCCGGGCTTTCCACTACTACCACCCGAACCAGCGGGGCAGTGCCTCGCTGAAGAACGTCCTGCCGGCGGTAACCGGCACCGGTTACGACGGGCTTAATATCGCCAACGGGCAGGTGGCCAGCATCAGGTATTTCAACGCGGTGTACGGCAATAAAAACGAGGCGATGGCGGAGTTGTTCGCCGACCTGGAAGAGTATTGCGGGCAGGATACCGAAGGCATGGCCTGGATAATGGACAGGCTGAAGATTCTGGCCGAAGACGAACCGACCAGTACTAATGACATGGCTTGAATATACCCAAGTACTATTGACTCCGGGCGACCACCCTGTTATGTTGCTTCTGGAGGGAAATATCCATGACCGTACCTTTGGAAAAACTATTGGAGTTCATCGTGGCCCGGAACGCCACCGATCTGCACCTGACGGTATCCAGTGTGCCGGTACTGCGCATCGATGGCGAACTCATTCCCCTGCCGGAAATCCCGTCGCTGACGCCGTCGGATGTCGAAGATATTCTGGGCCGAATCACGACTCCGGAACAACGCAAGGCCTTCGATATCAAACACGAAATCGATTTCACCTACAGTATAAGCGGCTTTGCCCGTTTCCGGGTCAGCGCCATCCGCCAGCGAGGTTCTATCAGCCTGGCGATTCGCCCGATACCGTTCAAGATTCCCTCCATCGATGAATTCGAACTGCCGCAAATCTGTAAATCACTGGTCGTCAAGCCCCGGGGGCTTATCCTGATAACCGGGGCGGCCGGCACCGGCAAATCCACCACCCTGGCGGCCATGATCAACCACCTGAACGAAACGGTCAAACGTAACATCGTCACTGTCGAGGATCCGATAGAATTCCTGTTTCCGAACAAACAATGCCTTATCCGGCAACGCGACCTGGGTGATGATACCATGTCCTTCAACAGCGCCCTGGTTCATAACCTGAGACATGACCCTGACGTGCTGGTCATCGGCGAAATGCGCGACCTGGATACCATGAGCACCGCCATCACCGCGGCCGAAACCGGCCATCTGGTACTGGCCACCCTGCATACGGTCGATGCCGCCCAGACCATCGACCGCATAGTAGATGTTTTTCCGCCGGAGCAACAGCGCCAGATACGATACCAGCTTTCCCAGGTGCTTTTGGCAGTCCTGTCTCAGAAACTTCTGCACCGCGTCGGCAGTGGCCGCATCGCCGGTTTCGAGATAATGTTGAACAACGCGGTGGTTTCCAAGCTGATACGGGAGGAAAAAGTTTTTGACCTCCAGTCCAATATTGAAATCAGCACTAAGGAAGGCATGCAGACCATGGATCAGGCGCTGGCGTCGCTCATCCGCCGCAAGGTCATCAGCCGAGAGGAAGGACTGCTTCAGGCTTCCAGCCCGGCCCGGCTTCAGCAGTTACTCCGACCTGATTACGATGGGCACGGTTAAGGTCTGGACATCGTCAGCCCGCCATACGGCGAACAATGGTTTCTCTGGCCGGTAATTCCGAGCGCCGGGGGCCGTATTCGTACAGATTCTCTATGCCGGACAGTACTCGGTCCACAATAACCGCCAGTACCGCGGCCGGAACGACGCCTTGTAGAATATAAGCCACATTATCCTGAGCCAGTCCGGCCACCACCGGCGCGCCCAGGCCGCCGGCGCCGATGACGGCGCCGATCATGGCGGTACCGATATTGATTATCACCGAAATCCGGATGCCGGCCAGAATAACCCGAGCCGACAGAGGCAGTTCCACACGAAACAGAACCTGAAAGCGGCTCATACCCAGCCCGCGCGCGGCATCGACGGCGGCGGCAGGAACGGCATTGATGCCGGCGATGGTATTGCGGACTACCGGCAGTAACCCGTAAAGAAAGAGGGCGAAAACGGTCGGCTCCAGGCCAAATCCCAGCACCGGAACCGCCAGCGCCAGGACGGCGACCGGGGGAAATGTCTGACCGACCGATAACAGATTGGTCACTATGGGCTG
This window encodes:
- a CDS encoding Radical SAM domain protein (KEGG: deb:DehaBAV1_0279 radical SAM domain-containing protein~PFAM: Radical SAM domain protein; cobalamin B12-binding domain protein~SMART: Elongator protein 3/MiaB/NifB), giving the protein MKILLVNPAKKDKEFFGHHSVFPNSLLYIAAVLEQAGHEVAIYDNQVDPRNPEDFAEFNPDIVGFSVLTGPVIEEALTQSAEFKRLNPSVAIVWGSAHPSVLPEQTLAESVIDYVVVGAGEYAMLELAEELKAPEPRLDKIEGLGWKRDGKIVMNPPRPFIDDLDALPDPAWHLINVPLYWDKSLNTSRGCPGKCTFCYSPLFHKSYIGELSAERIVAQMEILYQRYNIRFIRFFEDTFTGNRERLRRFCHLMIEKKLPVYWDCDSRIGLTDEDIALMARAGCVSVGLGVETGSQRLLKFIRKGIGVETVVKTVSRLVRHRIMPRLYFIAELPTETMEDFRQTQNLIRRLGKPPYQYMPYTPFPCTELYDYCVREKLLRPPSSLREWAGMGTLAAMNPYYLEVPRDMIDAALADLYRGYFIRPLWFSLKRMPWYFTRLKPTPAELWRGFRRFLSYWRSSP
- a CDS encoding protein of unknown function DUF105 (PFAM: protein of unknown function DUF105~KEGG: deb:DehaBAV1_0623 hypothetical protein), whose amino-acid sequence is MTDIIRREPVGEKYGITAEIVTHRVWPLEANTLVLHLPEPRPSLTSYLGYRRVTTVCNFYHPKDLWHAIDNRRLTFGHYFRWIHREALRQIVPGQKAAFLSTGVDMKYHAVAEEAFEEVWVQAWVTAGVATNAIRVGRDTAFGIERSGTWQPFDDHRMPAPGTINIIVLTSATLGQAALASSFVTITEAKTAALQDMDVRSSYNPEWSATGTSTDQICVVSGNGDECWFVSGQVKLGELMARAVTRAVKAAIEKCRAACEQD
- a CDS encoding ADP-ribosylation/Crystallin J1 (PFAM: ADP-ribosylation/Crystallin J1~KEGG: gbm:Gbem_2034 ADP-ribosylation/Crystallin J1); this translates as MLGAITGDIVGSIYEFDNNRQTSFPLFTPESDFTDDTVLTVATAECLLSGGDYTVFYKEYGHRFPGRGYGGRFQEWLESNSTLPYNSYGNGSAMRVSPAGFAFRTLEETLYEAQRSAVATHNHPEGVKGAQAVAAAIFLSRRGRAREYIREFITNAFGYDLSRSSDEIRPGYAFNETCRGSVPEAIIAFLESTDFESALRLAVSLGGDSDTIACITGSIAEAYYGGVPEPIAAEVWRRLPDELAEVVDRFHRRFAI
- a CDS encoding conserved hypothetical protein (KEGG: deg:DehalGT_0061 hypothetical protein) — translated: MKFSTDRNRAGYNTAMYNKPGKLLTKSRFMAGLQCPRYLWLTTNQPKSLPAPDLVTRNVFDQGHQVGELAKKLFPDGVDLAGLGFQQSITETARRLKYRQPVFEAAIRAGQLYARIDILAPAANGGWDIVEVKSSTSVKEEHTVDVAFQKHVAVAYGLPVNRCRLTHLNRDFVKNGDIDPNDLFIVTDITDEVSELSGGIADSVEDMLNTISGNCPDPFISRACNYPHICPLKPECWQVLPEHPVTSLYRGGEKTDELLRMGVTGITDIPAGFSLNEKQSIQLECVRTGRDHRNRPELRDFLKSLPYPHYYLDFETFNTAIPLFDGTRPYQQVPFQFSLHTAAAPEAPLEHRGFLYRGQGDPRPEFISALREALGDGGRIIVYNQSFEQDILERLADAFPEYREWVADVIDRMADLLVPFRAFHYYHPNQRGSASLKNVLPAVTGTGYDGLNIANGQVASIRYFNAVYGNKNEAMAELFADLEEYCGQDTEGMAWIMDRLKILAEDEPTSTNDMA
- a CDS encoding twitching motility protein (TIGRFAM: twitching motility protein~PFAM: type II secretion system protein E~KEGG: deg:DehalGT_0767 twitching motility protein~SMART: AAA ATPase), whose translation is MTVPLEKLLEFIVARNATDLHLTVSSVPVLRIDGELIPLPEIPSLTPSDVEDILGRITTPEQRKAFDIKHEIDFTYSISGFARFRVSAIRQRGSISLAIRPIPFKIPSIDEFELPQICKSLVVKPRGLILITGAAGTGKSTTLAAMINHLNETVKRNIVTVEDPIEFLFPNKQCLIRQRDLGDDTMSFNSALVHNLRHDPDVLVIGEMRDLDTMSTAITAAETGHLVLATLHTVDAAQTIDRIVDVFPPEQQRQIRYQLSQVLLAVLSQKLLHRVGSGRIAGFEIMLNNAVVSKLIREEKVFDLQSNIEISTKEGMQTMDQALASLIRRKVISREEGLLQASSPARLQQLLRPDYDGHG